The following coding sequences lie in one Pseudomonas marvdashtae genomic window:
- a CDS encoding proline--tRNA ligase, translated as MRTSQFLLATQKETPSDAVVISHQLMLRAGMIRKLASGLYTWLPMGLRVMRKVEAIVREEMDAAGSLEVLMPSTQPAELWQESGRWEEYGPELLRIKDRHGRDFCAGPTHEEVITDLMRNELSSYKQLPINLYQIQTKFRDEIRPRFGLMRGREFIMKDSYSFHADLASLQVTYDRMHQAYCNVFTRLGLKFRPVEADNGSIGGAGSHEFHVLAESGEDDIVFSNGSDYAANIEKAEAVPRETSRAAPTEELRLVDTPNTKTIAQLVEGYNLPIERTIKTLIVRAEEEGKLIALIVRGDHELNEIKAANQPGVASPLVMATDAELRDAIGAGAGSLGPLNLSLPIIIDRSVALMSDFAIGANIDDKHYFGVNWERDLPVPTIADLRNVVAGDPSPDGKGTLEIKRGIEVGHIFQLGDKYSKAMKCEVLGENGKPVTLQMGCYGIGVSRVVAAAIEQNNDENGIIWSDTLAPFQIALVPLRYETEQVREATDKLYAQLTAAGFEVLLDDRDKKTSPGIKFADMELIGIPHRIVVSDRGLADGNLEYKSRTEAEPQALPVADVLSFLQARIRR; from the coding sequence ATGCGCACCAGTCAATTTTTGCTCGCCACACAGAAAGAAACGCCTTCCGACGCCGTCGTGATCAGCCATCAGCTGATGCTGCGTGCTGGCATGATCCGCAAGCTCGCTTCCGGCCTGTACACCTGGCTGCCGATGGGCTTGCGAGTGATGCGCAAGGTCGAAGCCATCGTCCGCGAAGAAATGGACGCCGCCGGTTCCCTGGAAGTGTTGATGCCGAGCACCCAGCCGGCCGAGCTGTGGCAGGAATCTGGCCGCTGGGAAGAATACGGCCCTGAGCTGCTGCGCATCAAAGACCGTCACGGTCGTGACTTCTGTGCGGGCCCGACCCACGAAGAAGTGATCACCGATCTGATGCGCAACGAGTTGAGCAGCTACAAACAGCTGCCTATCAACCTGTACCAGATCCAGACCAAATTCCGCGATGAGATCCGTCCACGCTTCGGCCTGATGCGCGGCCGTGAGTTCATCATGAAGGATTCGTACTCGTTCCACGCCGACCTGGCCTCGCTGCAAGTCACTTATGACCGCATGCACCAGGCGTACTGCAACGTGTTCACCCGCCTGGGCCTGAAATTCCGTCCGGTTGAAGCCGACAACGGTTCCATCGGCGGTGCCGGCTCCCATGAATTCCACGTATTGGCCGAGTCCGGCGAAGACGACATCGTCTTCAGCAACGGCTCCGACTACGCCGCGAACATCGAGAAGGCCGAAGCCGTGCCACGGGAAACCTCCCGCGCCGCGCCGACCGAAGAATTGCGCCTGGTAGACACGCCGAACACCAAGACCATTGCCCAATTGGTGGAAGGCTACAACCTGCCGATCGAGCGCACTATCAAGACCCTGATCGTGCGCGCGGAAGAAGAAGGCAAGCTGATTGCCCTGATCGTCCGCGGCGACCATGAGCTGAACGAAATCAAGGCCGCCAACCAGCCAGGCGTCGCCAGCCCATTGGTCATGGCCACCGACGCCGAACTGCGTGATGCCATCGGTGCCGGTGCAGGTTCCCTCGGCCCATTGAACCTGTCGTTGCCGATCATCATCGACCGTTCGGTGGCATTGATGAGCGACTTCGCCATCGGCGCCAACATCGATGACAAGCACTATTTCGGCGTGAACTGGGAGCGCGACCTGCCGGTTCCAACCATCGCGGACCTGCGCAACGTTGTTGCCGGCGACCCGAGCCCGGACGGCAAGGGCACCCTGGAAATCAAGCGCGGCATCGAAGTCGGGCACATCTTCCAGCTGGGCGACAAATACAGCAAAGCCATGAAGTGCGAAGTACTGGGCGAGAACGGCAAGCCGGTCACCCTGCAAATGGGTTGCTACGGCATTGGCGTGTCCCGCGTAGTGGCGGCAGCGATCGAACAGAACAACGACGAAAACGGGATCATCTGGAGCGACACACTGGCGCCATTCCAGATTGCCCTGGTGCCGTTGCGCTATGAAACCGAACAGGTTCGCGAAGCGACCGACAAGCTCTACGCCCAATTGACGGCCGCCGGCTTCGAGGTGCTGCTGGACGACCGCGACAAGAAAACCAGCCCAGGCATCAAGTTCGCGGACATGGAACTGATCGGCATCCCGCACCGGATCGTGGTCAGTGACCGCGGACTGGCCGATGGCAACCTGGAATACAAGAGCCGCACCGAGGCCGAGCCACAAGCGCTGCCGGTCGCCGACGTGCTGTCCTTCCTCCAGGCCCGTATCCGCCGCTGA
- a CDS encoding AmpG family muropeptide MFS transporter — protein sequence MPRKTWRAALAAYASPSTLVLLLLGFAAGLPYMLVFSTLSVWLREAGVARETIGYASLIGLAYAFKWVWSPLLDQWRLPLLGKLGRRRSWLVLSQGLVILGLIGMGFCDPQKHLSWLIAIAVIVAFASATQDIAVDAYRLEIVDDTRQAALAASYMSGYRIAALLATAGALFFAEGFGSTGFSYKHSAWAGTYLLFGVLMVPALLTSLIMREPPVPLRTQLQAGRYTFVHQLASVFVLIVLLVSVPAMFTQLYNTDFASVLFEGVSLLDLLLEDRAFLRAILYTILTAICLSSLGRRGLAPVLTPINDFILRYRWQALLLLGLIATYRMSDTVMGVMANVFYIDQGFTKDQIASVSKIFGLIMTLVGAGMGGLLIVRFGILPILFIGGVSSAATNILFLMLADMGPDLQMLIVTISLDNFSSGLATSAFVAYLSSLTNLKFSATQYALLSSIMLLLPRLIGGYSGVMVEKFGYHDFFLITALLGVPTLLLIALHWYQENRREGLNSDPESPPTRPAEES from the coding sequence ATGCCCCGTAAAACCTGGCGCGCCGCCCTCGCCGCCTATGCCAGTCCTTCGACGCTCGTGCTGTTGCTGCTTGGCTTCGCCGCCGGCTTGCCCTACATGCTGGTCTTCTCCACGCTGTCGGTCTGGTTGCGTGAAGCCGGCGTGGCCCGCGAAACCATCGGTTACGCGAGCCTGATCGGCCTGGCCTACGCCTTCAAGTGGGTCTGGTCGCCACTGCTCGACCAATGGCGCCTGCCATTGCTGGGCAAGCTGGGGCGTCGCCGCTCCTGGCTGGTGCTCTCTCAAGGCTTGGTGATCCTGGGCCTGATCGGCATGGGTTTCTGCGATCCGCAAAAACATCTGTCCTGGCTGATCGCGATTGCCGTGATAGTGGCCTTCGCCTCGGCCACCCAAGACATCGCCGTCGATGCCTATCGATTGGAAATCGTCGACGACACGCGCCAGGCCGCCCTCGCCGCCAGCTACATGTCCGGCTATCGCATCGCCGCCCTGCTGGCCACCGCCGGTGCCCTGTTCTTCGCCGAAGGTTTTGGTTCCACCGGGTTTAGCTACAAGCACTCAGCCTGGGCCGGTACGTACCTGCTGTTTGGCGTATTGATGGTGCCAGCGTTGCTGACCTCGTTGATCATGCGCGAACCGCCCGTGCCACTGCGCACCCAGTTGCAGGCCGGGCGCTATACGTTCGTCCATCAACTGGCGTCGGTTTTCGTACTGATCGTGCTGCTGGTGTCTGTGCCGGCGATGTTCACCCAGCTCTATAACACCGACTTCGCCAGCGTGCTGTTCGAAGGGGTCAGCCTGCTCGACCTGCTGCTCGAAGACCGCGCCTTCCTGCGTGCCATCCTCTATACCATCCTGACCGCCATCTGCCTGTCATCCCTAGGTCGCCGAGGCCTGGCGCCAGTACTGACGCCCATCAACGACTTCATCCTCCGTTACCGCTGGCAGGCGCTCTTGCTGCTGGGGCTGATCGCAACCTACCGGATGTCCGATACGGTCATGGGCGTCATGGCCAACGTTTTCTACATTGACCAGGGATTTACCAAGGACCAGATTGCCAGCGTCAGCAAGATCTTCGGGCTGATCATGACGCTGGTGGGCGCCGGCATGGGCGGCCTGTTGATCGTGCGTTTCGGCATCCTGCCGATCCTGTTCATTGGGGGCGTGTCCTCGGCCGCGACCAACATCCTGTTCCTGATGCTCGCCGACATGGGCCCCGACTTGCAGATGCTGATTGTCACGATTTCCCTGGACAATTTCAGCTCCGGCCTGGCCACCTCAGCCTTCGTCGCGTATCTGTCGAGCCTGACCAACCTGAAGTTCTCCGCCACTCAATATGCCCTGCTCAGCTCGATCATGCTGTTGCTGCCACGCTTGATCGGCGGCTATTCGGGGGTCATGGTGGAAAAATTCGGTTATCACGATTTTTTCCTGATCACCGCCCTGCTCGGCGTTCCGACCCTGCTGCTGATCGCCTTGCACTGGTACCAGGAAAACCGCCGCGAAGGCTTGAACTCCGATCCGGAATCGCCGCCGACCCGGCCCGCCGAAGAGTCGTAG
- a CDS encoding MGMT family protein — protein MTDAPAATENAAQIRRTTLYLTLAQVPAGKVVTYGQLAEMAGLGRAARWVGRTLSQLPNDTKLPWHRVLAAGGRISLPAGSASGDEQRARLRMEGISVLNNRVDIQRHGWRPVEHSG, from the coding sequence GTGACTGACGCCCCAGCGGCCACCGAGAATGCCGCCCAAATTCGCCGTACCACGCTTTATCTGACCTTGGCCCAAGTGCCGGCCGGCAAGGTTGTCACCTATGGCCAGCTCGCCGAGATGGCTGGCCTGGGCCGCGCCGCACGCTGGGTCGGCCGAACGCTCAGCCAGTTGCCGAACGACACGAAGCTGCCGTGGCACCGGGTCCTGGCGGCCGGGGGCCGGATCAGCCTGCCGGCGGGCAGCGCCTCGGGGGATGAACAACGTGCGCGCTTGCGCATGGAAGGGATCAGTGTCCTGAACAATCGTGTTGATATTCAGCGCCATGGCTGGCGTCCGGTAGAGCACAGCGGTTAG
- a CDS encoding DUF481 domain-containing protein, protein MLSRTLLCLAVTSASMPLLADTVWLKNGDKLSGKITVFDGGKLLIQTDYAGAIPIDWKQVKTLESDQQLLVKQDAYTGEKAKALQAAEDGKVTLANGDAPKTVDLASIQQILKPKPVVEDLVWKGNIDAALDYQRAENDTDDYDVDFKTSARHGRWRHIAEGEYNREFQDDVVSTDNWRLEYSLDRFLTDKWFWQGRLNYKRDKVEDLARQRVVGTGPGYQFWDDELGAFSLGSLFNRTDYEYRDGGKDNFYSVAMKWDYNRYLIGKRVEFFTNGEVGKPLSGVAEYAYDAEMGLRYKVTDWASLNLKAEKDVIEGTEDSDLSKTRYTAGFGVTW, encoded by the coding sequence ATGTTGTCCAGAACCCTGCTGTGCCTAGCTGTTACGAGCGCCTCCATGCCCCTGCTTGCCGATACCGTCTGGTTGAAGAACGGCGACAAGCTCAGCGGCAAGATCACCGTTTTCGATGGCGGCAAACTGCTGATCCAGACCGATTACGCCGGTGCAATCCCAATTGACTGGAAACAGGTCAAGACGCTTGAAAGCGACCAGCAATTGCTGGTCAAGCAGGACGCCTATACCGGCGAGAAGGCCAAGGCGTTGCAGGCGGCCGAGGATGGCAAGGTAACCCTGGCCAACGGTGATGCGCCCAAGACCGTCGATCTGGCGAGTATCCAACAGATCCTCAAGCCCAAGCCGGTGGTCGAGGATCTGGTATGGAAGGGCAATATCGATGCCGCGCTGGATTACCAGCGGGCGGAAAACGATACCGACGATTACGACGTCGACTTCAAGACCTCGGCACGCCACGGCAGATGGCGGCATATCGCCGAGGGCGAGTACAACCGTGAATTCCAGGACGACGTGGTGTCGACTGACAACTGGCGATTGGAGTATTCCCTCGACCGCTTCCTCACGGACAAGTGGTTCTGGCAAGGTCGCCTCAACTACAAGCGCGACAAGGTCGAAGACCTGGCTCGCCAGCGCGTGGTGGGTACCGGTCCGGGCTATCAGTTCTGGGATGACGAGCTGGGCGCGTTCTCGCTGGGTTCATTGTTCAACCGCACCGACTATGAATACCGTGATGGCGGCAAGGACAACTTCTATTCCGTGGCCATGAAGTGGGACTACAACCGCTACCTGATTGGCAAGCGCGTCGAGTTCTTCACCAACGGTGAAGTGGGCAAGCCGCTTTCGGGTGTTGCCGAATATGCCTACGACGCGGAGATGGGGCTGCGCTACAAGGTGACCGACTGGGCGTCGCTCAACCTCAAGGCTGAGAAGGATGTCATCGAAGGTACCGAGGATAGCGACCTGAGCAAGACGCGTTATACGGCCGGGTTTGGCGTGACCTGGTAA
- a CDS encoding cold-shock protein: protein MSNRQTGTVKWFNDEKGFGFITPQSGDDLFVHFKAIQSDGFKSLKEGQQVSFIATRGQKGMQAEEVQVI, encoded by the coding sequence ATGTCTAATCGCCAAACCGGTACCGTTAAGTGGTTCAACGATGAAAAAGGCTTCGGCTTCATCACCCCACAATCCGGTGACGATCTGTTCGTTCACTTCAAAGCTATCCAATCCGACGGCTTCAAAAGCCTGAAAGAAGGCCAACAGGTTTCTTTCATCGCTACCCGCGGTCAGAAAGGCATGCAAGCTGAAGAAGTTCAAGTTATCTAA
- the dcd gene encoding dCTP deaminase: MSIKSDKWIRRMAQEHGMIEPFVERQMRGEGANRLISFGVSSYGYDVRCADEFKVFTNINSATVDPKNFDEKSFVDVKSDVCIIPPNSFALARTVEYFRIPRNVLTICLGKSTYARCGIIVNVTPLEPEWEGHVTLEFSNTTTLPAKIYANEGVAQMLFLESDEECEVSYKDRGGKYQGQRGVTLPRT, encoded by the coding sequence ATGAGCATCAAATCGGACAAGTGGATTCGCCGCATGGCGCAAGAGCACGGCATGATCGAGCCCTTCGTAGAACGCCAGATGCGTGGCGAAGGCGCCAACCGGCTGATTTCCTTCGGTGTCTCGAGCTACGGCTACGACGTACGCTGCGCCGATGAGTTCAAGGTGTTCACCAACATCAACTCGGCCACCGTCGACCCGAAGAATTTCGACGAGAAGAGCTTCGTCGACGTCAAGAGCGACGTCTGCATCATTCCGCCGAACTCCTTCGCCCTGGCCCGCACCGTGGAATACTTCCGCATCCCGCGCAACGTGCTGACCATTTGCCTGGGCAAGAGCACCTACGCCCGTTGCGGCATTATCGTCAACGTCACGCCGCTGGAGCCGGAGTGGGAAGGCCACGTGACCCTGGAGTTTTCCAACACCACGACCCTGCCGGCGAAGATCTACGCCAACGAGGGCGTGGCGCAGATGTTGTTCCTGGAGTCCGACGAGGAATGTGAAGTTTCCTACAAGGATCGGGGCGGAAAATACCAGGGCCAGCGCGGCGTGACATTGCCGCGTACCTGA
- the pdeM gene encoding ligase-associated DNA damage response endonuclease PdeM, with protein sequence MPAPYPVNLAGEELWLLPQKAVYWPAQETLLVADVHFGKAAAYRSLGQPVPHGTTASNIAALDALLADLPCRQLIFLGDFLHGPGSHAPGTLKALSDWRERHPHLAMTLIRGNHDKRAGDPPSTLNIRVVPEPLLLGPFAVQHEPNPHPSRHVLAGHVHPVYHLTGKGRQRLRLACFRLGSDISLLPAFGAFTGGYRVERDKDCKIFVVGDNEIWPIG encoded by the coding sequence ATGCCCGCCCCGTATCCGGTCAACCTCGCGGGAGAAGAACTCTGGCTGCTGCCGCAAAAGGCCGTGTATTGGCCGGCCCAGGAAACCTTGCTGGTGGCCGACGTACATTTCGGCAAGGCCGCGGCTTACCGCAGTCTCGGTCAACCGGTGCCCCACGGCACCACCGCGAGCAACATCGCGGCACTCGATGCACTGCTGGCCGACCTGCCGTGTCGACAGTTGATCTTTCTCGGGGATTTTCTCCATGGGCCCGGTTCTCACGCACCCGGCACCTTGAAGGCACTTTCCGATTGGCGTGAGCGACATCCGCACCTGGCCATGACGCTGATTCGCGGCAACCACGACAAACGCGCCGGCGACCCGCCATCGACGCTGAACATTCGCGTGGTACCGGAGCCTTTGCTGCTGGGACCCTTCGCCGTGCAACACGAGCCCAATCCACACCCCAGCCGTCATGTGCTGGCCGGGCACGTGCACCCGGTCTATCACCTGACCGGCAAGGGCCGGCAGCGCCTGCGCCTGGCCTGCTTTCGATTGGGCAGCGACATCAGCCTGCTGCCGGCCTTCGGTGCGTTCACCGGAGGCTATCGGGTCGAACGGGACAAGGACTGCAAGATCTTCGTGGTCGGCGACAATGAAATATGGCCGATCGGCTGA
- a CDS encoding ligase-associated DNA damage response DEXH box helicase, producing MATSNNFAKQWFDARGWKPFAFQKQVWAAVKRGESGLLHASTGAGKTYAVWFAALNRFARSAPPPEKPRKRKSPAEPLTVLWITPMRALAADTGKALEAPLAPLQIPWSVGLRTGDTSASERARQGRRLPTALITTPESLTLMLARADAQTAVSTLRMVVVDEWHELLGNKRGVQLQLALARLRRWNRELIVWGVSATLGNQAHAEQVLIPKGDGISVQGANAKALQVDTLLPPTLERFPWAGHIGLKMLPQVVAEIDASSSCLVFTNTRAQSEIWYQAILEARPDWAGLIALHHSSLSRDTRDWVERALKDGQLKAVVCTSSLDLGVDFLPVERVLQIGSAKGVARLMQRAGRSGHSPGRTSRITLVPTHSLELIEAAAAQDAVAQRRIEPRESPHKPLDVLVQHLVSMALGGGFVPDELLEEVRGAWAYRDLNLAEWAWALAFVRHGGLSLTAYPDYRRVEPDEHGIWRVPDARLARRHRMSIGTIVSDASLQLKFWSKGGGGKTLGSVEEGFIARLRPGDGFLFAGRLLELVRVEDMTAYVRRSQAKKAAVPRWNGGRMPLSSELAAAVVARLSEAAAGHFDGPEMQAVQPLLSTQLRWSGLPTQNTLLAEALKSREGWHLFIYPFAGRQVHLGLASLLAWRVSQQQPVTFSIAVNDYGLELLSATVVDWSKHLNPTLLSVENLLDDVLASLNAGELALRRFREIARIAGLVFAGYPGAPKSTRQVQASSGLFFQVFKQYDADNLLLAQAGEEVLREELDIRRLEQTLQRLGTLTLDLHLIKRPTPLGFPLLVERFRESMSSEKLADRIRRMVSELEKTADRGGA from the coding sequence ATGGCGACATCCAACAACTTCGCGAAACAGTGGTTCGACGCCCGCGGCTGGAAGCCGTTCGCTTTTCAAAAGCAGGTGTGGGCTGCGGTCAAGCGTGGCGAGTCGGGGTTGCTGCATGCCAGCACCGGTGCTGGCAAGACCTACGCCGTATGGTTCGCCGCCCTCAACCGTTTCGCCCGCTCAGCGCCGCCGCCAGAAAAACCGCGCAAACGAAAATCGCCAGCCGAACCGTTGACGGTCTTGTGGATCACGCCAATGCGTGCATTGGCCGCCGACACCGGCAAGGCCCTCGAAGCGCCTCTTGCCCCCTTGCAAATCCCCTGGAGCGTTGGCCTGCGCACCGGTGACACCAGTGCCAGCGAACGCGCCCGCCAAGGCCGCCGCTTGCCCACGGCACTGATCACCACGCCGGAAAGCCTGACCCTGATGCTAGCCCGCGCCGACGCGCAAACAGCGGTTTCGACGCTGCGCATGGTCGTGGTGGATGAATGGCACGAATTGCTCGGCAACAAGCGCGGCGTCCAGTTGCAACTGGCCTTGGCACGATTGCGGCGCTGGAATCGCGAACTGATCGTCTGGGGTGTATCCGCAACCCTGGGTAACCAAGCTCACGCCGAGCAGGTACTCATCCCAAAAGGCGATGGAATCAGCGTGCAAGGCGCCAACGCCAAAGCGCTACAGGTCGATACGTTGTTGCCGCCCACCCTCGAACGCTTTCCCTGGGCCGGGCACATCGGCTTGAAAATGCTGCCCCAGGTGGTCGCTGAAATCGACGCCAGCAGCAGTTGCCTGGTGTTTACCAACACCCGCGCGCAATCGGAAATCTGGTACCAGGCGATTCTCGAGGCACGTCCGGATTGGGCCGGGCTTATCGCCCTGCACCACAGCTCGTTGTCCCGCGACACCCGCGATTGGGTGGAACGGGCGTTGAAGGACGGCCAACTCAAGGCGGTCGTGTGTACGTCCAGTCTGGACCTCGGTGTTGATTTCCTGCCGGTGGAACGGGTGTTGCAGATTGGCTCCGCCAAGGGTGTCGCGCGGTTGATGCAGCGTGCCGGACGCTCCGGACATTCGCCTGGGCGGACTTCGCGGATAACGCTGGTGCCGACCCACAGCCTGGAACTGATCGAGGCGGCCGCCGCCCAGGACGCCGTGGCGCAGCGGCGGATCGAGCCCCGAGAGTCGCCCCACAAGCCTTTGGACGTGCTGGTCCAGCATTTGGTCAGCATGGCCTTGGGCGGCGGTTTCGTTCCCGATGAGCTGCTTGAGGAGGTGCGCGGCGCCTGGGCCTACCGGGACCTGAATCTGGCCGAGTGGGCGTGGGCCCTGGCATTCGTGCGCCACGGCGGCCTGTCGTTGACCGCCTACCCTGACTACCGACGGGTCGAGCCGGACGAACACGGCATCTGGCGCGTGCCCGATGCACGTCTGGCCCGGCGTCATCGCATGAGCATCGGCACCATCGTCAGCGATGCCAGCCTGCAACTGAAATTCTGGAGCAAGGGCGGTGGCGGCAAGACCCTGGGCAGCGTCGAAGAGGGTTTCATCGCCCGCCTTCGGCCTGGCGATGGCTTCCTGTTTGCCGGACGCTTACTGGAACTGGTCAGGGTCGAAGACATGACCGCCTACGTGCGCCGTAGCCAGGCAAAAAAAGCCGCCGTGCCACGCTGGAACGGTGGGCGGATGCCGCTCTCAAGCGAGTTGGCGGCCGCCGTCGTGGCGCGCCTGAGCGAAGCCGCCGCTGGCCACTTCGACGGCCCGGAAATGCAAGCCGTGCAGCCTTTGTTATCGACCCAGCTACGCTGGTCCGGCTTACCCACGCAAAATACCTTGTTGGCTGAAGCGCTTAAATCGCGGGAAGGCTGGCATCTGTTTATCTATCCGTTTGCCGGGCGCCAAGTCCATCTGGGACTGGCGAGCCTGTTGGCCTGGCGCGTCAGCCAGCAACAGCCGGTGACCTTTTCCATCGCCGTCAACGACTACGGCCTGGAACTGCTCAGCGCTACGGTGGTGGATTGGTCGAAACATCTGAACCCGACACTTCTAAGCGTTGAAAACCTCTTGGACGATGTGCTCGCCAGCCTGAATGCCGGGGAGCTGGCCTTGCGCCGCTTTCGCGAAATCGCTCGCATCGCCGGCCTGGTCTTCGCCGGCTACCCCGGCGCGCCGAAAAGTACCCGGCAAGTCCAAGCCTCGAGCGGGTTGTTTTTTCAAGTGTTCAAACAATACGACGCCGATAACCTGCTGCTGGCCCAAGCCGGGGAAGAAGTCTTGCGCGAAGAACTGGATATACGTCGACTGGAGCAGACCTTGCAACGCCTCGGTACATTGACGCTGGACCTGCACCTCATCAAGCGCCCCACGCCCTTGGGCTTCCCGCTGCTGGTGGAGCGTTTTCGCGAAAGCATGAGCTCGGAGAAGCTTGCCGATCGCATTCGCCGGATGGTCAGCGAACTGGAAAAAACCGCCGATCGAGGGGGCGCCTGA